In one window of Rhizobium oryzihabitans DNA:
- the ctrA gene encoding response regulator transcription factor CtrA: MRVLLIEDDSATAQSIELMLKSESFNVYTTDLGEEGVDLGKLYDYDIILLDLNLPDMSGYEVLRTLRLSKVKTPILILSGMAGIEDKVRGLGFGADDYMTKPFHKDELVARIHAIVRRSKGHAQSVISTGELIVNLDAKTVEVGGQRVHLTGKEYQMLELLSLRKGTTLTKEMFLNHLYGGMDEPELKIIDVFICKLRKKLANAAGGANYIETVWGRGYVLREPDGATEFLETA; the protein is encoded by the coding sequence ATGCGGGTTCTACTTATTGAAGACGACAGCGCAACAGCGCAGAGCATCGAACTGATGCTCAAGTCGGAAAGCTTTAACGTCTACACGACCGACCTCGGCGAGGAAGGCGTGGACCTCGGTAAGCTCTACGATTACGACATTATTCTTCTCGATCTCAACCTGCCCGACATGTCGGGTTACGAAGTCTTGAGAACTTTGCGCCTTTCCAAGGTCAAGACTCCGATCCTCATCCTCTCCGGCATGGCCGGCATCGAGGACAAGGTTCGCGGTCTCGGCTTCGGCGCTGACGATTACATGACAAAGCCCTTCCACAAGGATGAGCTTGTTGCCCGCATTCACGCAATCGTCCGCCGTTCCAAGGGCCATGCGCAGTCGGTCATTTCCACCGGCGAGCTGATCGTCAATCTCGATGCCAAGACGGTTGAAGTGGGTGGCCAGCGCGTTCACCTGACCGGCAAGGAATATCAGATGCTCGAGCTGCTTTCGCTGCGCAAGGGCACGACGCTGACCAAGGAAATGTTCCTGAACCACCTCTATGGCGGCATGGACGAGCCGGAACTGAAGATCATCGACGTCTTCATCTGCAAGCTGCGCAAGAAGCTGGCAAATGCTGCAGGTGGCGCAAACTACATCGAAACCGTCTGGGGCCGCGGCTATGTGCTGCGCGAGCCTGACGGAGCCACGGAATTCCTCGAAACCGCCTGA
- a CDS encoding DUF2793 domain-containing protein — MTEQTARLRLPYILPSQAQKHVTHNEALQRLDAIVQLVVKAVVAAPPENASEGECFLLLPDATGDWVGKGGKLAFRQDGAWLSITPQPGWTAWFASEGKYRVLRQGAWQDMPLPATGTFQRLGIGTEADGANRLALAAPASLFTHSQEDGGHRMAINKAAKTDTASVLFQSGWSGRAEMGLAGNDGFSIKTSADGAIWRTALLCSGDGRVSLPNRAVVLAGLPAGTTKPANGSAAGFSLLFIDEGGFALGDPVGTGGGRELVVPAKGLYLAILSLAVVSSAGHRVSLSVNGAAGGFGIAGNTSSAGTSQSATFILPLNAGDRLRLQHEGSAEFTQGSGKTCLSLAAL; from the coding sequence ATGACGGAACAGACGGCGAGACTTCGGCTTCCCTATATCCTGCCCTCTCAGGCACAGAAACACGTGACCCACAATGAGGCGCTGCAACGGCTAGATGCGATCGTCCAGCTGGTCGTCAAGGCCGTGGTCGCCGCACCGCCCGAAAACGCGTCGGAGGGCGAGTGTTTCCTTCTCCTCCCGGACGCCACCGGCGATTGGGTCGGCAAGGGCGGAAAGCTTGCCTTCCGGCAGGATGGCGCATGGCTGTCGATAACGCCGCAGCCCGGCTGGACGGCATGGTTTGCAAGCGAAGGGAAATATCGGGTGCTGCGGCAGGGTGCATGGCAGGACATGCCGCTGCCCGCCACCGGCACATTCCAAAGGCTGGGCATCGGCACGGAAGCTGACGGCGCCAACCGTCTGGCGCTCGCCGCTCCCGCCAGTCTTTTCACCCACAGCCAGGAGGATGGCGGCCACCGCATGGCGATCAACAAGGCAGCGAAGACCGATACGGCATCGGTGTTGTTCCAGTCCGGCTGGAGCGGCCGCGCGGAAATGGGCCTTGCCGGCAATGACGGTTTTTCGATCAAGACCAGCGCCGATGGCGCTATTTGGCGCACCGCGCTCCTGTGCAGCGGCGATGGCCGCGTCTCGCTGCCCAACCGGGCCGTGGTGCTGGCAGGCCTGCCGGCGGGCACGACAAAACCGGCCAACGGTTCGGCAGCGGGTTTTTCCCTGCTCTTCATCGATGAGGGCGGTTTTGCGCTCGGCGACCCGGTTGGCACGGGCGGCGGAAGGGAACTCGTCGTTCCTGCCAAGGGTCTTTATCTCGCCATTCTGTCGCTTGCCGTGGTCTCCTCCGCCGGCCACCGGGTTTCGCTGTCGGTGAACGGCGCGGCGGGCGGCTTCGGCATTGCCGGAAACACCTCCAGCGCCGGCACCTCGCAATCGGCCACCTTCATTCTTCCGCTCAATGCCGGAGACCGCCTGCGGCTGCAGCATGAAGGATCGGCGGAATTTACCCAGGGCAGCGGGAAAACGTGCCTTTCGCTTGCGGCCCTATGA
- a CDS encoding flagellar export protein FliJ, translated as MKSRDSLVRLKEFQVNEKRRQLNQLQQMMSEFERMAKELVHQISLEESKSGITDPTHFAYPTFAKAARQRADNLQVSIRELKAQQEAAEASLEEVQAEYEKAAALENRDGAIRARA; from the coding sequence ATGAAGTCGCGTGACAGCCTGGTTCGCCTGAAGGAATTTCAGGTTAATGAAAAACGCCGGCAGCTTAACCAGCTGCAGCAGATGATGTCCGAGTTCGAGCGGATGGCAAAGGAACTGGTGCATCAGATATCTCTGGAAGAGAGCAAGTCGGGCATTACCGATCCGACACATTTCGCCTATCCGACCTTCGCCAAGGCCGCGCGCCAGCGGGCGGATAATCTTCAGGTCTCGATCCGGGAGCTGAAGGCCCAGCAGGAAGCTGCCGAAGCTTCGCTGGAAGAGGTGCAGGCCGAATATGAAAAGGCCGCGGCACTGGAAAACCGCGACGGAGCGATCCGCGCCCGCGCCTGA
- the cysQ gene encoding 3'(2'),5'-bisphosphate nucleotidase CysQ: MIDILTKAALDAGQAIMAVHRAGPNVSYKDDCSPVTEADQRAETIILQALAANFPEIPVIAEEAVSNGILPETGREFFLVDPLDGTKEFISGKDDFTVNIALIRNGVPVAGVVYAPCRGQAWTGKDNGAEKLAISGEGAILARHPIRARQRGASPVALISRSHCTAKTEAFVAEHGLKDCISVGSSLKFCMLAEGAADIYPRFSRTMMWDTAAGDAVLRAAGGRTLDCDGQPLAYEVRGDGEDALANPDFIAEGAMAVTVEAAT, translated from the coding sequence ATGATCGACATATTGACGAAAGCGGCGCTGGACGCCGGACAGGCGATCATGGCGGTCCACCGCGCGGGCCCGAACGTGTCCTACAAGGATGACTGCTCGCCGGTGACCGAGGCCGACCAGCGCGCCGAGACGATCATTCTTCAGGCGCTGGCCGCCAATTTTCCCGAAATTCCCGTTATCGCCGAAGAGGCCGTCTCGAACGGCATCCTGCCGGAGACAGGCAGGGAGTTCTTTCTGGTCGACCCGCTGGATGGAACCAAGGAATTCATTTCCGGCAAGGACGATTTCACCGTCAATATCGCCCTCATCAGGAACGGCGTTCCCGTCGCAGGCGTGGTTTACGCCCCCTGCCGCGGCCAGGCATGGACGGGCAAGGACAACGGTGCCGAAAAGCTCGCCATATCAGGCGAAGGCGCGATCCTGGCGCGCCATCCCATCCGCGCGCGCCAGCGCGGCGCATCGCCCGTGGCGCTGATCAGCCGCTCGCACTGTACGGCAAAAACGGAAGCCTTCGTCGCCGAACACGGGCTGAAAGACTGTATTTCCGTCGGTTCCTCGCTGAAATTCTGCATGCTGGCGGAAGGCGCGGCCGACATCTACCCCCGCTTCAGCCGCACCATGATGTGGGATACGGCGGCAGGCGATGCCGTGCTGCGCGCCGCCGGCGGCAGAACGCTTGATTGCGACGGCCAGCCGCTTGCCTATGAGGTGAGAGGCGACGGTGAGGATGCGCTTGCCAATCCGGATTTCATTGCCGAAGGGGCGATGGCAGTGACGGTGGAAGCGGCGACATAG
- a CDS encoding alpha/beta hydrolase family protein, whose amino-acid sequence MRNFLLAAFVVFSTAQAAMAQGAIGFKQIELPDAAGARALAVSLWYPAAPSGKSEVVGENAAFYGLEVQPAASFLTGSRPLVLLSHGFGGSWRNLNWIAGALAQQGYVVAAPVHGGESFTEKNATEIVPLWERPRDISRTLTALIENDQLAGQIDSKRIAVIGHSLGGWTAMELVGARYSAELALKDCNREKASPQCKAPRLLAKVGIVGGGKADLRLSMDLSDVRIRAAIALDLGPASGFLPETLQRVEVPVLVLAAGVETPEIAAIKADSDYIARHLPKATTVYREIPDASHFSFMQICKPNGEKIVEELSPGEGFVCRDGGGRDRTAIHAQIAEAITGFLKVEMR is encoded by the coding sequence ATGCGCAATTTTCTTCTGGCGGCATTCGTCGTTTTCTCCACCGCTCAGGCCGCGATGGCGCAAGGCGCCATCGGCTTTAAACAGATCGAATTGCCGGATGCGGCGGGTGCGAGGGCGCTTGCCGTCTCATTATGGTATCCGGCCGCGCCCTCTGGAAAAAGCGAGGTCGTGGGTGAGAACGCGGCTTTTTATGGTCTTGAGGTGCAACCGGCCGCTTCTTTTCTCACCGGGTCTCGTCCCCTCGTGCTGTTGTCGCATGGGTTCGGCGGAAGCTGGCGCAATCTGAACTGGATTGCCGGCGCACTTGCTCAGCAGGGTTATGTGGTGGCCGCACCGGTTCATGGCGGCGAATCATTCACCGAAAAGAATGCGACGGAGATCGTTCCCCTGTGGGAGCGGCCGCGCGACATCAGCAGGACGCTGACCGCGCTCATCGAGAATGACCAACTCGCCGGCCAGATCGACAGCAAGCGTATCGCCGTCATCGGCCATTCTCTGGGAGGCTGGACTGCGATGGAGCTGGTGGGTGCACGCTATAGCGCCGAACTCGCCTTGAAGGACTGCAATAGGGAAAAAGCGTCGCCGCAATGCAAGGCTCCCCGGCTGCTGGCCAAGGTCGGGATCGTCGGTGGCGGCAAGGCTGATCTGCGTCTTTCGATGGATTTGAGCGATGTTCGCATCCGGGCGGCGATCGCACTCGATCTTGGGCCTGCTTCCGGTTTTCTGCCGGAGACGCTGCAAAGGGTGGAGGTGCCGGTTCTGGTTCTGGCCGCAGGTGTGGAGACGCCGGAGATTGCCGCCATCAAGGCCGATTCCGACTATATCGCCCGGCATCTGCCAAAGGCGACGACCGTCTATCGGGAAATACCCGATGCCAGCCATTTCAGCTTCATGCAGATCTGCAAGCCGAACGGCGAAAAAATCGTGGAGGAGCTTTCACCGGGCGAAGGTTTCGTCTGCCGTGATGGGGGAGGCCGGGACCGCACAGCCATCCATGCACAAATCGCGGAGGCAATCACCGGCTTCCTGAAAGTGGAAATGCGTTAG
- the chpT gene encoding histidine phosphotransferase ChpT, with amino-acid sequence MTSKLNITLSGPDLASLLCSRVCHDVISPVGAINNGLELLDEGGTDDDALDLIRTSALNASVRLKFARLAFGASGSAGASIDTGEAEKAAKDFAAAEKKAEVSWNGPRAIVAKNRVKLLLNLFLVAYGAIPRGGNVDVLLESPDGDAKFEITVKGRMMRVPAKFAEIYEGRLEEAVDAHSVQPYYTLLLAEEANMAVEYKVLEDRIVFTAKTVAE; translated from the coding sequence ATGACGAGCAAACTCAATATCACGCTGTCCGGTCCCGATCTGGCGTCTCTTCTGTGCAGTCGTGTGTGCCATGACGTGATCTCTCCTGTTGGCGCCATCAATAACGGCCTTGAATTGCTGGACGAGGGCGGCACCGACGACGATGCCCTGGACCTCATCCGCACGTCCGCTCTTAACGCATCCGTGCGGCTGAAGTTCGCCCGCCTTGCTTTCGGTGCGTCGGGTTCCGCCGGCGCTTCGATCGATACGGGCGAGGCCGAAAAAGCCGCCAAGGATTTCGCCGCCGCCGAAAAGAAGGCCGAAGTCAGCTGGAACGGCCCGCGCGCCATCGTCGCGAAGAATCGTGTCAAACTCTTGCTCAACCTTTTCCTCGTCGCTTATGGCGCGATCCCGCGCGGCGGCAATGTGGATGTGCTGCTGGAAAGCCCCGACGGTGACGCCAAGTTCGAAATCACCGTCAAGGGCCGGATGATGCGCGTGCCGGCCAAATTTGCGGAGATTTACGAAGGCAGGCTGGAAGAGGCCGTCGACGCCCATTCCGTGCAGCCCTATTACACGCTGCTTCTGGCGGAAGAGGCCAATATGGCGGTGGAATACAAGGTGCTTGAAGATCGCATCGTCTTTACCGCGAAAACGGTTGCCGAGTGA
- a CDS encoding DUF1153 domain-containing protein, protein MTEMIRPRVKYVIGPDGSPLTIADLPPANTRRWVIRRKAEVVAAVRGGLLSLEEACERYTLTVEEFLSWQSSIADHGLAGLRTTRIQQYRH, encoded by the coding sequence ATGACCGAAATGATACGCCCACGAGTTAAATATGTCATCGGCCCCGATGGCAGCCCTCTGACGATTGCGGATCTTCCGCCTGCCAATACCCGTCGCTGGGTCATTCGCAGAAAGGCGGAGGTGGTTGCAGCGGTTCGCGGAGGACTTTTGAGCCTCGAGGAAGCCTGCGAGCGTTATACGCTTACCGTTGAAGAATTCCTGTCCTGGCAGTCCTCGATTGCCGATCATGGCCTTGCAGGCCTGCGCACCACGCGCATTCAGCAATATCGCCACTGA
- a CDS encoding DUF1134 domain-containing protein, with amino-acid sequence MTMRLTKTRTIARLGLGKIIALLASLLMWVAPASAQTSDQYSIQEVVDAGHGFFGETTGGLAKVVERAFQQYGLPNGYILGQEGSGAFVAGLTYGEGTLYTKNAGQHPVFWQGPSLGLDYGGQGTRAMMLVYNLPSVDALYRRYGGVSGSAFIVAGVGMTYLKSSDVTLAPIRTGIGARLGINVGYLKLTQQPTWNPF; translated from the coding sequence ATGACGATGCGCCTTACGAAAACCCGCACCATTGCACGCCTCGGACTGGGAAAGATTATTGCGCTCCTTGCGAGCCTCTTGATGTGGGTCGCACCGGCCTCGGCCCAGACCAGCGATCAATATTCTATCCAGGAAGTCGTGGATGCAGGCCACGGATTCTTCGGTGAAACCACCGGCGGCCTCGCCAAGGTGGTGGAGCGCGCCTTCCAGCAATACGGTCTTCCGAACGGTTATATTCTCGGCCAGGAAGGCTCCGGCGCCTTCGTCGCCGGCCTCACCTATGGCGAAGGCACGCTTTATACCAAGAATGCCGGCCAGCATCCGGTCTTCTGGCAGGGCCCCTCCCTCGGTCTCGATTATGGCGGCCAGGGCACCCGCGCCATGATGTTGGTCTATAACCTGCCTTCGGTCGATGCGCTTTACCGCCGTTACGGCGGCGTCAGCGGCTCCGCCTTCATCGTCGCCGGCGTCGGCATGACCTATCTCAAGAGCAGCGATGTCACGCTGGCGCCCATCCGCACCGGCATCGGTGCGCGCCTCGGCATCAATGTCGGTTACCTGAAGCTTACCCAGCAGCCGACGTGGAACCCTTTCTGA
- a CDS encoding GNAT family N-acetyltransferase, translating into MTRLTTARLILRPHAIGDETLYCAFWGADVLPIEGVKSIAPLDAELAFARLLRFIGHWSAFGFGPFVVEEAETGRIVGEVGFAHMRRGNGADFDGVPEAMWKIDRQLVGKGVATEAVEAATTWFDSSGISQRTVCMIDPLNSPSLAIAARFGFQPFRDAMFRKNPVRLFERISAI; encoded by the coding sequence ATGACACGCCTGACAACCGCCCGCCTCATCCTGCGGCCGCATGCCATCGGGGATGAAACGCTTTATTGCGCATTCTGGGGAGCGGATGTCCTGCCTATCGAGGGGGTTAAATCGATTGCACCGCTGGATGCAGAACTCGCTTTTGCCCGCCTCCTGCGCTTCATCGGCCATTGGTCAGCCTTCGGTTTCGGCCCCTTTGTCGTCGAGGAGGCGGAAACGGGACGCATCGTGGGCGAGGTGGGTTTTGCCCATATGCGCCGCGGAAACGGGGCGGATTTTGATGGTGTGCCCGAGGCGATGTGGAAAATCGACAGGCAGCTGGTCGGCAAAGGTGTCGCGACAGAAGCTGTGGAGGCCGCGACGACGTGGTTCGACAGTAGCGGAATTTCGCAGCGGACCGTCTGTATGATCGATCCTCTGAACAGCCCGTCTTTAGCCATTGCCGCCCGATTCGGCTTTCAGCCGTTTCGCGATGCGATGTTCCGGAAAAACCCCGTGCGGCTTTTCGAGCGGATATCCGCGATCTAG
- a CDS encoding DUF1059 domain-containing protein has protein sequence MARQYIDCREFPSDSKCTIAISADTPEELMEAAVQHAVAVHGAEDTREFREEVRRSMHAGTPPLKVA, from the coding sequence ATGGCTCGCCAATATATCGATTGCCGCGAATTCCCCAGTGACAGCAAATGCACCATCGCCATCTCCGCCGATACGCCGGAGGAGCTGATGGAAGCGGCCGTTCAGCATGCCGTGGCAGTGCACGGCGCCGAGGACACACGCGAATTCCGCGAGGAAGTCCGCAGGAGCATGCATGCAGGGACGCCGCCGCTGAAGGTGGCGTAA
- a CDS encoding GNAT family N-acetyltransferase — MDILSTETGSHGEYSATVEGHKAEMTYSRTSPSLIIIDHTGVPDALRGKGVGQALAAHAIDEARKGGWKIIPLCPFFKAQTLRHPEWADVIQG, encoded by the coding sequence ATGGACATTCTCAGCACCGAAACCGGATCGCACGGCGAATATTCGGCAACCGTCGAAGGCCACAAGGCCGAGATGACCTATTCCCGCACCTCCCCTTCGCTGATCATTATCGACCATACCGGCGTGCCCGATGCCCTGCGCGGCAAGGGCGTCGGTCAGGCGCTCGCCGCCCATGCGATCGACGAGGCCCGCAAGGGCGGCTGGAAAATCATTCCGCTCTGCCCGTTCTTCAAGGCCCAGACGCTGCGCCATCCTGAATGGGCGGATGTTATTCAGGGGTAA